A stretch of Bombus vancouverensis nearcticus chromosome 13, iyBomVanc1_principal, whole genome shotgun sequence DNA encodes these proteins:
- the LOC117159842 gene encoding putative sodium/potassium/calcium exchanger CG1090, which yields MCNVSEKGSKTMRRIHLESISRRRRWSLRFGLFLVYILVQYVTCAKIPEEVTSPYPSSTDREENWTLDSTSESFTPETEASVEPKPKAKEEAVSEKEKNERTEPKNEKNRTEEKNEGQQKHGKKTPEEEKSKLGEHSKERNAASTEKASPAEKTAPKKEVTTANVPGTTTVPTTTTMKYEHATWRPRRKDCSPPAIEQFPRPLMGPSARKHGGLIIHILVAIYTFLGLAIVCDDYFVSSLDRICEELRLSPDVAGATFMAAGSSAPELATVVIGVFFAKDDIGVSGVIGSAVFNIMFVISVCGLCTSTVSKLNWWPLCRDCFFYAVSILVMLGTIYNESISWMESLFMLFMYGVYCVALSYNARLERWAKSYNIPFLPKDDEPAEESALVSYRSLQEDRLSYTGPSSPTDQYKEQEGVTAGAVAGGNVPETNESAPPKQPSYYKAKEPDPNEVSPLEKPTDGSKWSLFTWGLVYPIHFMCRATMPDCRQDKFRNWYPFTFCVSMVWISFYSYFMVWMITIIGSTLGIPDTVMGLTFVAAGVSVPDALSSLAVIKEGLGDMAVSNAVGSNVFDILVCLGLPWFIQTAMIQPGSHVNVTSRGLTYSTVSLLSTVVFLVLATHLNGWKLDRRYGAILMVWYLVFITFASLYELNVFGEMNPPVCFSAF from the exons ATGTGCAACGTTTCTGAGAAAGGG TCGAAGACAATGAGGCGAATTCACTTGGAAAGTATTTCGCGACGCAGAAGGTGGTCTCTGCGATTCGGCCTTTTCCTCGTGTATATATTAGTCCAGTACGTCACTTGTGCAAAAATACCTGAAGAGGTAACGTCTCCTTATCCCAGTTCCACGGACCGCGAAGAAAACTGGACGTTAGATTCTACCTCGGAATCGTTCACGCCCGAGACAGAGGCCAGCGTCGAACCAAAACCAAAAGCAAAGGAAGAGGCTGTTtcggagaaagaaaagaacgaaaggaCCGAACCGAAGAACGAAAAGAACAGAACGGAAGAAAAGAACGAGGGCCAGCAGAAACATGGAAAGAAGACAccggaagaagaaaaatcgaagCTCGGTGAACATTCGAAGGAACGGAACGCCGCTTCGACGGAGAAAGCTTCTCCAGCAGAGAAAACTGCTCCGAAAAAGGAAGTGACGACAGCGAATGTCCCTGGAACCACAACG GTTCCAACAACGACCACTATGAAGTACGAACATGCAACGTGGAGACCGCGAAGGAAAGATTGCTCGCCACCTGCGATCGAACAATTTCCACGACCATTAATGGGTCCCTCGGCTAGAAAACACGGTGGATTGATCATTCATATTTTAGTTGCAATTTACACCTTCCTGGGCCTTGCCATTGTTTGCGACGATTACTTCGTCTCCAGTTTGGATCGAATTTGCGAAG AACTGCGATTGTCTCCGGACGTTGCTGGAGCGACTTTTATGGCTGCCGGTTCTTCAGCTCCGGAATTGGCAACCGTGGTGATCGGTGTGTTCTTTGCCAAGGATGATATCGGA GTAAGCGGTGTAATCGGAAGTGCGGTGTTCAATATAATGTTCGTGATATCGGTGTGTGGACTGTGTACGTCGACAGTGTCAAAGTTGAATTGGTGGCCCCTCTGCCGGGATTGTTTTTTCTACGCTGTATCGATTCTGGTGATGCTGGGTACAATTTACAACGAATCGATATCTTG GATGGAATCTCTGTTCATGTTGTTCATGTACGGCGTGTACTGCGTCGCTTTATCTTACAACGCTAGACTGGAACGTTGGGCGAAATCTTACAATATACCTTTTCTACCAAAAGACGACGAACCCGCGGAGGAGAGCGCTCTTGTTAGTTATAGATCGTTACAAGAGGACCGCTTGTCTTACACAGGGCCGAGTTCGCCTACGGATCAATATAAAGAGCAGGAAG GTGTAACCGCAGGAGCAGTGGCAGGAGGAAACGTTCCTGAAACGAACGAATCGGCACCACCGAAACAACCGAGCTATTACAAAGCGAAAGAACCAGATCCGAACGAGGTATCGCCGTTAGAGAAGCCCACCGACGGTAGCAAATGGTCTCTGTTCACCTGGGGTCTCGTCTATCCGATTCATTTCATGTGCCGCGCCACAATGCCGGATTGCCGACAAGACAAATTTAGGAATTGGTATCCCTTTACCTTCTGCGTGTCGATGGTTTGGATCAGTTTCTACAGTTACTTCATGGTGTGGATGATTACGATTATAG GTAGCACTCTTGGCATACCAGACACGGTGATGGGTTTGACGTTCGTCGCTGCCGGTGTCAGTGTGCCCGACGCGCTCTCGTCGTTAGCCGTGATAAAAGAAGGCCTTGGTGACATGGCCGTGAGCAACGCTGTCGGCAGTAACGTCTTTGATATACTTGTTTGCCTCGGGCTTCCATGGTTTATACAAACTGCGATGATACAACCCGGCTCGCACGTGAACGTCACTAGTCGAG GTCTGACGTACTCGACGGTGTCTCTGCTGTCAACGGTGGTGTTCTTAGTCCTGGCGACCCATTTGAACGGCTGGAAGCTGGATCGACGGTACGGAGCGATATTGATGGTTTGGTACTTGGTATTCATCACATTTGCCTCGCTCTACGAACTAAATGTCTTTGGTGAAATGAATCCTCCGGTTTGCTTCAGCGCATTTTAA
- the Ttc1 gene encoding tetratricopeptide repeat domain 1 yields the protein MGDKSENSKMNEQIIEELTKDLESSCIRANNNPASNDDIKDSTEKNGNSSGACYERVGIINDNADECETGAKGDTNFPQDYIDEESLKDRELTLSEDEKEILKAKAKKYKNEGNDLFKSEEYHEAISMYTLGLQTCPLAYSKERSILYANRAAAKIICLDRESAISDCTKAIELNPNYVKAYARRAKLYEEAEKLDEALEDFKKILTLDSGHVEANHATRRLPPLINERNEKLKEEMLGKLKDLGNMVLKPFGLSTNNFELQKDPNSGGYSVKFHQNPS from the exons ATGGGCGATAAATCGGAAAATTCGAAAATGAACGAACAGATCATAGAGGAACTCACGAAAGATCTAGAAAGTTCTTGTATCAGAGCAAATAACAATCCCGCGTCGAACGACGATATCAAAGATTCGACTGAAAAAAATGGCAATTCCTCGGGAGCTTGTTACGAACGTGTGGGAATAATCAATGACAATGCTGACGAATGTGAAACAGGGGCCAAAGGCGACACTAATTTTCCGCAAGACTATATAGACGAAGAGTCGTTGAAAGATAGAGAACTAACCCTCTCTGAAGATGAAAAAGAA aTCCTTAAAGCAAAagcaaagaaatataaaaatgaaggaAATGATCTTTTTAAGAGCGAAGAATATCATGAGGCAATATCTATGTACACGCTAGGATTGCAAACTTGTCCGTTAGCTTATAGCAAAGAGAGATCCATTCTATACGCCAACAGGGCTGCTGCAAAGATAATATGTCTG GATAGAGAATCGGCGATATCCGACTGTACAAAGGCCATAGAATTAAATCCAAACTACGTGAAAGCATACGCTAGAAGAGCCAAACTATACGAAGAAGCGGAGAAACTAGACGAGGCTCTGGAAGACTTCAAAAAAATTCTAACGCTTGATTCCGGTCACGTAGAGGCAAATCATGCCACTCGG AGATTACCTCCATTGAtcaacgaaagaaacgaaaaactgAAAGAAGAAATGCTAGGGAAACTGAAGGATTTGGGAAATATGGTACTAAAACCTTTTGGTCTTTCTACGAATAATTTCGAACTGCAAAAGGATCCTAATAGCGGTGGTTATTCTGTCAAGTTCCATCAAAATCCTAGTTAA